The Cucurbita pepo subsp. pepo cultivar mu-cu-16 chromosome LG15, ASM280686v2, whole genome shotgun sequence genome contains the following window.
TCGACCATTACTATCTGAAGAACAAGTTTTATATCagagtgtatatatatatatcctttctcattttcattgctatattaaaaaaataaattagttaattttgagaCTCTAATGATAATACATGCGAACTGTATtgatttattatgatttttttataatttttttaataaaaattatattaaaatatgaatatcttaaaataactatctttaaaattataataaacatgaaaaattACTCGAGGGAACTCGATTTCCACTGGAAATCTATGTCTCTATCCTCTCAACAAATAAACTAGAGATTTAACAGAGATAGAGAATGAAATAGGTGATAGGGCTTCCCGTCAATGACAAAATGTTATTCTTTAAATAGCaaagtaaaaatgaaatcaaaagagaaaaagtaaaaaaaaaattaaaaaataataattttgcaGACATCTAAATATCTGAGTCAGAATTCACctgacaataaaaaaaaaagtaaaaaagaaatcaaaagagaaaaagtaaaaaaaataaattaaaaataaataataaaataataactttgCAAAGCATGTGAACCATTAGAATTCACAcaacaataaaaaagtaaaaagaaagtaaaagagcagaagtaaaaaaagaaattaaaaaaataataaaataataatcaattgAACCGTCAGAATTCACCCAACAAATATCTTACTAGTGATTTGAAAGAACATTATAATTGAcgacaataaaaaataaaaaataaagagtaaaagaggaaaagtaaaaaaaaaaaaattaaaaattaaaaatatataataaaataataatcatctGAACAGTCAGAGCTTTACAGACATCTGAACATCTGAATCAGAATTCAtctgataataaaaaaagtaaacaagaaatcaaaagagaaaaagtaaaaaaataaataataaaataataattttgcacggcatttgaattattagAATTCACCTGACcgtaaaaaagtaaaaaaaaaaagaaaagaggagaagtgaaaaaagaaattaaaaaaaataataaaataataaataattaaactgaCAGAATTCACCCAACAAATATCTTAATAGTGATTTGAAAGAACATCATAATTTacgacaataaaaaaataaaaaagaaagtaaaagatgaaaagtaaaaaaaaaaattaaaaatatataataaaataataatcatctGAAAATTCCTCTGACAAATATCTTATTAGTGATTTGTTAACATCTGAATAGTCAAAATTTACcttacaatgaaaaaaaaaaaaaaaaaaagaaagtaagagaagaaaagtaagagaagaaaagtaaaaaaaggaattacaaagaaataataaaataataaacatctAAACCGTCAAAATTCACTTTACAAATATCTTATTAGTGATTTGCTAGAACATTTGaacaagtaaaaaaagaaagtaaaagagaaaaaaattaaaaataaataataaaacaataaacatCTGAACAGTCAAAATTCACCTGACAAATATCTTACAAGCGATTTGCTAGAactaaagtaaaaaaagaaagtaaaaaagaaaaataaaaaaaaataaataataaaataataaacatttcaaCCGTGAGAATTCACCTGACAAATATCTTACTAGTGATTtgcaagaaattaaaaataaataataaaataataaacatttgAACCTCAGAATTCACCTGACAAATATCTTATTAGTGATTTGCTGGAACATGTGAACGGTAGGAATTCACCtgacaataaaaaaaagtaaaaaagaaagtaaaggaggaaaagtaaaaaaagaaattaaaaataaataataaaataataaacatagGAACAGTCAGAATTCACTTGACAAATATCTTACTAGTGATTTACTAGAACGCTGAACCGTCAGaacaagtaaaaaaagaaagtaaaaaaggaaaagtaaaaacagaaattaaaaataaataataaaataataaacatctGAACAGTTGTGATTTGATAGAACATGTGAAACGGGacaataaataagtaaaaaaagaaagtagaagaggacagtaaaaaaagaaattaaaaataaataataaaataatagacaTTTGAACCGTCAGAATACACCTGACAAATATCTTACTGGTGATTTACTAGAACATCTGAACTGTCataataagtaaaaaaagaaagtaaaagaggaaaagaaaaaaaaaagaaattaaaaataaataataaaataataaacatctGAACCGTCATAATTCACTTGACAAATATCTTACTAGTGATTTGATAGAACATGTGAACCGTGACAACAAGAACAAGTAAAAGAGAGAGTAGAAgaggaaaagtaaaaaaaagaaattaaaaataaataataaaataatatacattTGAACTGTCAGAATCCACCTGACAAATATCTTGATTTACTAGAAGATCTAAACGGTCacaaataagtaaaaaaggaaaagtaaaaaaagaaattaaaaagaaataataaaataataaacatatgAAGTCAGATTCCACGTGATAAATATCTTACTAGTAATTTGCTAGAACATGTGAACCgtgagaataaataaaaaagaaagtagaagaggaaaagtaaaaaaagaaattaaacagaaataataaaataataagtaTCTAAACCGTCAGAATTCACTTGAGAAATATCTTACTAGTGATTTGATAGAACGTCTAAACGGTAAGAATTcacctgaaaataaaaaaaaataagtaaaaaagaaagtaaaggaggaaaaagtaaaaaaagaaattaaaaataaataataaaataacatctATTCTGTCAGAATTCACCCTAACAAATATCTTATCAGTGATTTACTAGAATATGTGAACGGTCAAAATTCActcaacaataaaaaaaagtaaaagaggaaaagtaaaaagagaaattaaaaataaataataaaataataaacaaccATTCAAATTCACCTGACAAATATCTACGGCACAATTCATCTAACaatagaaaaagtaaaaaagaaagtaaaagatgaaaaataaaaaaataaattaaaaataaataataaaataatatacatCCGTCAAAATTCACCTGACAAATATCTTACCAGTGATTTGTTAGAACATTTGAACCgtcaaaattcaagaaaataaaggaggaaaagtaaaaaatagaaattaaaaataaataataaaataataaacatctCAACCGTAATTTACCTGACAAATATCTTATCCGTGATTTGTTAGACTAAAAGATAGGGGAATATGGTCATGATATAGTAGGTGCTCGCGATGGGATGAAATCAACGAATGGATCCTGATGCCGTCTTTTCACTGACAAATGTCTTTTCACTGACAAATATCTCAgtgagttttttattttttaaataaaaaaataaaaaagaaaattaaaagaggaagaaaaaaatattaaaaataaataataataataataactttgcAGATGCAGACTTCTCAACCGTAAAAATTCACatcactaacaaatattgtacTAATGATTTGCTAGACGAAAATACAAGTAAAGTAATATGATCATGATATCGTAGGTGCTCGTGATGGGATGAAATCAGCGAACTGATCCGGTCTTTTTAAGTATGATTAGAACGATCTAAAAGGGTTTACAACCCATTTTTCCATATTCGAAATAGGTTTTCAAGAACACCATTTCGTTGGTGGCAAACCAAGGACAGTGCTCTGTGTATTCAGTAGTTTGAGGCTTCGTGTCGTGCTAGAATTATTCAATATATAGTTTCGTGTAAAAAAGGTCCATTCATGTTTGCACTCGTTTTTCATTATGAACTCGTGATAATAAGAATATGCGATATAAAATTGCTCGGTATTAAAATGTATGAACAAAATCGACCAATTGCCCAAACCCGAACACAATATTTGGAATACTTAGCCCTTAAAGAAAGAACACGAAATATgcttattataattttttttttggaaatggcCAATAAACTCAATATTTTGATGCTATATCAAATAtctatttcattatttaaaaaattattatttgggaTGCAAGTGGacttatataatttataaacaatgttatcacaattacaaatatatatatatataataattaaatgtcgCTTCAATAAATTCAGTATTATTTTATGGTAATAAAATCAATACTTTAAATTACTCATAATGTggatataataaataattagattcCTAACggacaaataaatatatataatttaaataataattaaaaaatgataaatcactttaaaaaaaattaatataacccgtcaatattttgtttaaaaatactcttaaaatttaaaatatttcattaatatcttttatttttttaaaaaaataacaataatcccttatttttataaaaaaaaattattatcatggACGAAAATTGTCtatcaacaaattttttatttttttaatataatttttgaaaatttgtaagtatttatttttgaattttttaaaaaagttttaaaaactaacttttgaaagttaaattatatatatatttttaaaaagtttgatattttttaaaaaagtgtgAAACTAATAATaggatattttaatttttttaaaatttttttaaggatattattattaaatttcttttaaggatattattaaaacgATATTTTTGAGATAAGGTATAAATTGAAAcgtatatttaataattaaaatatttttttaataaaaaataactgtCAGGTTATTTAGAGATCTGATCGTCTGGAACTTTTCAGACTAAAAGTATTTTAGGTAATTAAAAAACTGAAATTAGGAGTATACTCAAATTAGATTAAGTTGGTGACCGGATCAACGTGATTATAGTTCACAACCTTTTATTTTCGGGCTAATTTATCGGGTTTCttttaagaattattttaaaacttaaatatcaaacattcacaagtgATAACACATCACTAATGTCAgttacaaacgttaaatattcttaatctttataataatcttaCAAGTATGGTAGAATAGAGTAAGATTGGATTGTAATCCTATTTACGAGTTGGTCGGGTTGAcccgaccaaaaaaatgtcaactcccacgaaccaacttgaaattttgttgttcGGTGTGCTCGTTACTTATTTAGCTCGACAAGCAAGTATGTAATTTTAtagttttctaaaaatttaaccaGGCATGACGTACCATTTGAATCGGCGAACAACCGAACTCTTGGGACCTTCGTCAACTTCAGGATGTGATGAGTTGACATCGAGGTGCCAAACGACTCCGTCGATAAGAGCTCTTGGGAGTCATCAGCTTGTTATCTCCGACGTGTCTTTGATTCGTTGAGTGAGAGCTCTTCTATACAGAACTCTCGAATCACTATAGCCGACTTTCGTCTCTATTCATGACTCTCCCGATTGCCTATATTAGGAATCTTCATCTGTACACGTATTTTCccatacatttttatttttttgcataataaaatattgtccCCAGCAATAATTATCCTCtgcatctctctctttctagGACCACGTGCACCCGCTGTTGGTCCCGTTTAATTCCCACATCACTTATTTACTTCGTCGTGGACCATCCATACTCCACTTCATTTAATTGCACCGTGCTCTGCGAATCACCCGAACAGCTAGAAAATAATGGATAAATCAGCCCTTTCACCGACAATACATAAACACCCTACTTGAACAACCGGAAGGATTGTGTTGGATTAAGGTTCTTTTCGGTTTGTGTCGGATCATGATTCAACACCTGATGGTTCCAACATTTCCTTGCGATATGGTCTGGTTATATATTCCGAGTGaatattacaatattataATGATCTATATCCATAATTTGGTTCCTGATAATCCCGGCATTTTCTTGCAACATGGTCATGTTACTTATTTCTCGTTTCAAACAGTGAACACTGCAATACTATAATGACACATATTTAGAATTCGGCACTTGATGACTCCACCATTGATCGGGTTACATATTTCTCGCTTCTAAGACTGAAAGCTACAATACTATAACGATTCATGTTCAAAATTCGGATCAGGATACGACATGATCAAGTTACTTATTTTTcgtttctaagagtgaagactataaCTACAGATCAACAAAAGTCCTTTTAGCCATTGgttttttatgattgagccgactttcaattcttataAGGTTTTTTCAATAGAGAACTTCGTTTTTGAATCAGTCGCTAACATCAAGCTCGATTTGTCCTCCATGCAACAAGTGGGTGCATGACTTTTGAACTTGCCCTTCCTCTTCGACATTAATGTTGCCTTTATTCTTCGTAAGACTATCTACGGAGCGAAttaggtcgttacaattaGTTCCATGTATCCCgtgtctagttctgataccatttgtaacagtccaagcgcACCACtcgcagatattgttctttttggactttgaattatgagatctcacatcgattagagagagaaacgagggTCAGCAAAGACACTAGGCTTGGAAGAAGGTGaattgtgggatctcatgtCTGTTGGATGGAAGTcacacattggctaatttaagaaatgattatgagtttataatcaagtaatactatctccattgatacaAGACTTTTTGGGGAGTATAAAGACGGGGTGACAGTGCAGTTAGCCCATAATGATAATAAgtaaatgataatattttaaacattgaaataatttatttatttttgtttaaaaagaaaaatgctcTTCGGGAAAGAGAGTACATTGATTTGGGCGCATAACTGTCAAAACCCCAACTCGTCCTTTTCCGTTCTCTTTATTCAGcacagaagagagagagggaggggaggagagagagagcttaTCCCGGAGATTGACGGCAGGGAAGAGCTTTCACATTCTCACGACAAGCAAAGTTTTGCAGGCAAAAGGCCCAACCAGAGCTCTGGTTAGTGGTTTCTGCGTTTATCTTACCATTAGAGCAGTTTGTAAGCAACTATGAGCAACCATGAAAGACAACAAACAATTTGAACGGCCATGGAAAAACGGCAGTACGTTTGGGAAACAGACGAAATAAGAACTTTCTCGAGAGTAATTTGTAGAGAGAGTTCAAGGACTTGGGAGGCCTTTTATTGATTCTGGAATTTAGTTCCGCCGACGTTCGATCATTCAGTTTTGATGCGGTTTCAGAGCGTCAGGAGACGTAATTAACTGTTGAACGGATTCGACTTCTTGTTGATTCAGGAATTtggttttgttgttttctgGAAGTCGTCAGTAATTACTTGAGTTGTCTAGAAAAGAGGATGAATCACTGCGTTCCTGATTTCGAGAGGGACGAAGATTTCTCGCTTTCTAATTCTTCCGTGCAATTGCGCTTCAAAACATCTTCCATGTgagtgtttgtttgtttctttatttctttattgtttCTCGATTCGAGATTAGTTTGATGGATGCGAGGCCGGATACTTTAAAAACAGGTCAGACGGCGAGGTTATGGAACTTCTTTGGCAGAACGGGCAGGTGATTATGCAAAATCAGAACCAGAAATCTAGAACGAAATCCCCACCTTCAACAACTGCCGACCAAATTACGAGTGGAGATAATCAACCTTTGCAACAAGATGAACCACCGCAGCTTTTCATGCAGGAAGACGAAATGATTTCGTGGCTTCATTATCCTCTTGTCGATGATTCTACCTTGGAGAATAGCTTCTGCAATGAACTCCTCTATCATTCGGATCCTCAGAGTATTGATCAAAACGATGGCGTTTCTTCTCAAATTCGTACTAGTCATGGCGTGGAGTTTCAGCCGTTAACGACAACGGCGACTTCAACGATGGCTGCTCGGCCGCCAATACCACCAATGAGAAGAACGGAACCGGAAACAGAGGTAAATAATTTCGGACTCTTCTCGAGGTTCACACCTACGGTCGAATCTCCTCCGTCGAATTCGAAGAGCATAGTAAGAGAATCTCCGGTGGTTGGTTCGACTTCGAGCAACACAACGGTGTTGACGCTCGAATCTACGGCTTCGGAATTACAGAGGACGGCTACGGCCGATGCATCAATCGGTGATTTAGCCTGCGCGGTTATGAGCGGTGGTGGAGTAGCGGCTACATCGACTGGTAATGGTGTAGGGCTGATGAAGATGATAGGTGGTGAAACAGAATCGATTCAAAGGACGATGAGTCTTGAGGACCGGAAGcggaaaggaaaagaaatggatGATTCCGACTACCAATGCTACAGCCCGGTGAGTCTTCCTACAAACTCGGTTAATCTGGCGttattcaactttttcttttttttttttttttgattttatgtCCCTTTCAttccttatttttcttcttcttttgagaGGATGTTTCCCATTGATTCTCATGATTGAtagaatatattatatgattacGGATAATGATTTCCACCATATACCTTATGAAAATTACCGGACCATATagaacatacatatatatatatatatgggtgTTTTTTGAAAGGATATTTGTAGCATTTAGCAGCATGATTAAGATGCAtatcatcaatttcttttagaaTTTCGTGTGTTGTTCagctgaaaaaagaaaagaaaaaaaaagaaaacaatgctATCACtttgtaaaattttagattagatgaattttatatattgaatCAGTAAAAAAACCCATATTAGTTTTTGGTATAAATTAACatatcaaataaaacaaatactAAGATTGCTGCATATATTAGAAGTTTTAGGGTGTTCATCTAGAAAAGTCCAAAATGTTTAGCTAAGATGGAAATGGTACGTTCCAGCTCAGAGGTTTGAATCTCCATACCCATTTATTGTTAACTAAGAATCTTACTTGTGGTCGTATTTAAGGAATAGCAATAATAGCAATGTCagtagaaatgaaaaaaatgacaatttcTGGATCAGAGAGCATTCTTAATAGCTGTTGAATGTTTCCATTCATGGGTAGAGAGTTTGGTGGTTACTGGATTTTTTTAGGATGCAGAGTAATGATGCTGATGATAAAGCtctaagaatttttttttgtatgaggGATTgttgtatatattttattatactcTTAGAATTAAAACCTGTGAAACTAGTCcaattagttaaaaatatgTCCAGAAGAATTTTGGAGACAAAATCCAATCCAACAGAGACTATTATTCTTAATTGAACAACTCAAGCCAATCGTTGATAGATATAGTCTTTTTTGGACTATTTCtattttgggctttccctcaagatttttaaaacgtgtctgtcgTTGGGGAggctgagccttgaaggggtggacacgagacggtgtgtcagcaagaaTGCTGTaccccgaaaggggtggattgggagatcccatatcgattggggaggagaatgaaatattctttacaagggtatgagaacctctccctagcatacgtattttttaaggaaaaatttgaaaaggaaagtttAAAGAGACAATATTAGGGGTGGACTCCTAGGGGTGGACTGTGAATGTAATAAATACATAGTTTTCAGAATTTATGTACATGC
Protein-coding sequences here:
- the LOC111811468 gene encoding transcription factor PIF1-like isoform X2 — translated: MNHCVPDFERDEDFSLSNSSVQLRFKTSSMSDGEVMELLWQNGQVIMQNQNQKSRTKSPPSTTADQITSGDNQPLQQDEPPQLFMQEDEMISWLHYPLVDDSTLENSFCNELLYHSDPQSIDQNDGVSSQIRTSHGVEFQPLTTTATSTMAARPPIPPMRRTEPETEVNNFGLFSRFTPTVESPPSNSKSIVRESPVVGSTSSNTTVLTLESTASELQRTATADASIGDLACAVMSGGGVAATSTGNGVGLMKMIGGETESIQRTMSLEDRKRKGKEMDDSDYQCYSPDVEFEATDVKKQARGSTSTKRSRAAEVHNLSERRRRDRINEKMKALQELIPRCNKVDKASMLDEAIEYLKSLQLQVQIMSMGCGMVPMMFPGVQQFMPPMGMGLGMGMGMGMETGVNRPMMPYPNMLAGPMFPRQSGAAQLGPTFSFPAFNMAHQNSRIQETNQSNQLHSLPGMKNINPPGASSSLDGYQQFLGSQQMPAPAAVSQPSRQAEIGGSMECPG
- the LOC111811468 gene encoding transcription factor PIF1-like isoform X1, with protein sequence MNHCVPDFERDEDFSLSNSSVQLRFKTSSMSDGEVMELLWQNGQVIMQNQNQKSRTKSPPSTTADQITSGDNQPLQQDEPPQLFMQEDEMISWLHYPLVDDSTLENSFCNELLYHSDPQSIDQNDGVSSQIRTSHGVEFQPLTTTATSTMAARPPIPPMRRTEPETEVNNFGLFSRFTPTVESPPSNSKSIVRESPVVGSTSSNTTVLTLESTASELQRTATADASIGDLACAVMSGGGVAATSTGNGVGLMKMIGGETESIQRTMSLEDRKRKGKEMDDSDYQCYSPDVEFEATDVKKQARGSTSTKRSRAAEVHNLSERRRRDRINEKMKALQELIPRCNKVDKASMLDEAIEYLKSLQLQVQIMSMGCGMVPMMFPGVQQFMPPMGMGLGMGMGMGMETGVNRPMMPYPNMLAGPMFPRQSGAAQLGPTFSFPAFNMAHQNSRIQETNQSNQLHSLPGMKNINPPGASSSLDGYQQFLGSQQMPAPAAVSQPSRQNQPANQQNSGGLENIDNHEPGSPTMDPC